In Rhinolophus ferrumequinum isolate MPI-CBG mRhiFer1 chromosome 7, mRhiFer1_v1.p, whole genome shotgun sequence, the following proteins share a genomic window:
- the ZP3 gene encoding zona pellucida sperm-binding protein 3 translates to MALSYGLFICLLLWGSMELCYPQPLWQGGARRPVRSKPPLVVECLEAQLVVTVSKDLFGTGKLVRPADLTLGPEACEPLVSTDMDDTVRFEVGLHECGNSVQVTKDALVYSTFLLHKPRPVGNLSIVRTNNAEVPIECRFPRRGNVSSQAILPTWVPFKTTVFSEEKLVFSLHLMEENWSAKKRFPTFQLGDIAHLQAEVHTGSHVPLRLFVDHCVATPTPDRNASPYHTIVDFNGCLVDGLSDASSAFKAPRPGPETLQFTVDVFHFANDSRNTVYITCHLKVTPADRVPDQLNKACSFSKSSNSWSPVEGTADICQCCNEGSCGIPGRSRRLVEQWHQSASRGRRHVTEAADVTVGPLIFLGKASDHGVEGSTSSFTSVMLGLGLAMVVTLTLAAIVLAVARRHQAASHPVMCPVYASQ, encoded by the exons ATGGCACTGAGCTACGGCCTCTTCATCTGCCTTCTGCTCTGGGGGAGCATGGAGCTGTGCTACCCCCAGCCCCTCTGGCAGGGTGGGGCCCGCCGCCCCGTGCGATCTAAGCCACCCCTAGTGGTGGAGTGTCTGGAGGCTCAGCTTGTGGTCACTGTCAGCAAAGACCTTTTTGGCACTGGGAAGCTCGTCAGGCCTGCAGACCTCACCCTGGGCCCTGAGGCCTGTGAGCCCCTGGTCTCTACAGACATGGATGATACGGTCAGATTTGAGGTCGGGCTACATGAGTGTGGCAACAGCGTGCAG GTGACCAAGGATGCCCTGGTGTACAGCACCTTTCTGCTCCACAAACCTCGCCCTGTGGGAAACCTGTCCATCGTGAGGACTAACAACGCAGAGGTGCCCATCGAGTGCCGTTTCCCCAG GCGGGGCAACGTGAGCAGCCAGGCCATCCTGCCCACCTGGGTGCCCTTCAAAACCACGGTGTTCTCAGAAGAGAAGCTGGTTTTCTCCCTGCACCTGATGGAGG AGAACTGGAGTGCTAAGAAGAGGTTCCCCACCTTCCAGCTGGGAGACATAGCTCACCTTCAGGCCGAAGTCCACACTGGCAGCCACGTGCCACTGCGACTGTTTGTAGACCACTGTGTGGCCACGCCGACGCCAGACCGGAATGCCTCCCCTTATCACACCATCGTGGATTTCAATGG TTGTCTCGTGGATGGGCTCTCCGATGCCTCATCTGCATTCAAAGCACCCAGACCCGGGCCAGAGACCCTCCAGTTCACAGTAGATGTGTTCCATTTTGCTAACGACTCCAGAAATACG GTATACATCACCTGCCATCTGAAGGTCACTCCCGCTGACCGAGTCCCAGACCAACTAAACAAAGCCTGTTCGTTCAGCAAGTCCTCCAACAG CTGGTCCCCAGTAGAAGGCACTGCTGATATCTGTCAATGCTGTAACGAGGGTAGCTGTGGCATTCCAGGTCGTTCCAGGAGGCTAGTGGAACAGTGGCATCAATCTGCTTCCCGTGGTCGTAGGCATG TGACAGAAGCAGCAGATGTCACAGTGGGGCCACTGATCTTCCTGGGAAAGGCTAGTGACCACGGTGTGGAAGGGTCAACGTCTTCTTTCACCTCTGTGATGCTGGGGTTAGGCCTGGCAATGGTCGTAACCCTGACTCTGGCTGCCATTGTCCTGGCTGTTGCCAGGAGGCATCAGGCTGCTTCCCACCCTGTGATGTGCCCTGTGTATGCTTCccaataa